One window of Xylocopa sonorina isolate GNS202 chromosome 9, iyXylSono1_principal, whole genome shotgun sequence genomic DNA carries:
- the LOC143427455 gene encoding uncharacterized protein LOC143427455 isoform X1, translated as MASGIPSVHQRKLGPAPIASFEDLSDEVENGEPAARMPGIVEVTTPATPGSSLKTPSTPRIDISRASSSSHHEDSNSRDSSPERELLAGGEPPPGCKLTLGYKEDAQDLRSSTEELDLQDPVHEQDLRRESKKLAKRRKEDGSLSDYSGKQLDRERKDSNCSEIVLLNISGRTSRLSSVGSQGSGASGKLSVVSATSSRSPSPHKCLLETSFCGSKPTLADNLIEPSKPETDDLEKILLKREADTTKALIPESIKVSMVDGNLKPDPLDKPRRRGREERKEIFKREVEITKRVLEKVNIEVPIVKKSTETENTTTSQQQQPVRSQAQEVQKPATLDFNDKRKKAQNFKEIVQTTPTASSVTGSPKLPRHQKVRDLEGSRTPSPSSVSRKSSFASLFKARTDSSVLSPESPSPSTKPRRSLTSKIKDTTESLRSRSKSRERVTVDKGSGSLKKDSKNKGVFSSTLSLFKKRERKKSYDEAIATSCGTDLDTTGGHPSLESIGHVEFRFNAEKESRKDDSIFISLHADDRNYEEALPSESVSIPLETPTKLLDEYESEPRTGSIVTEVSIEHYPPPSRIKTEAMIETTSRSYSRDSQIPQSTSKESEISRSSSKDSKLSGHVKTGETTARSSSSAEDKPPVEHRMSSSTSKDSIGKTETTKPKRRSKEVQQIVEPPERIEEDVSRQKQIKEHVQQVQSVENKRPDSMDEGLKAPEPLVKTPSVISDLDHNSSESERDSEIEFIRNKAEKVAEELPDERKGLFYEESFEEDLPYVPTTLPMEKSVAVPILPVKQRLQEVRTIPIERPRSTTPINPTLLDEFVMQTSLDERRVEKMKISLPRKESFKLKSPRKHTANTFMEFAGKVPDGGRKGSNAGKSPSPPPLPPRASARPSNWINFEEIPEKRKAPKRIQTIPRAEDEAKSGGYSYVQPEECRCECHEEARRASIKEASTTRTSTSCSSNGERPCNGDNCTVPTSTSMDRASIVSDSSLECSLSIEENTTQALIPGSAKPFSMDLDVRSNRSSIVSQDETDETPHQ; from the exons ATGGCGTCGGGAATACCGAGTGTTCATCAGAGGAAGCTTGGACCAGCGCCGATAGCATCCTTCGAAGACCTGTCCGACGAGGTGGAAAAC GGGGAACCGGCTGCGCGAATGCCAGGCATCGTCGAGGTCACCACACCGGCAACGCCTGGTAGTTCGCTTAAGACACCCAGCACGCCGAGAATTGACATCAGCAGGGCGAGCAGTTCCTCCCATCATGAGGACAGTAACTCCAGGGACTCGTCGCCGGAGAGGGAGCTCCTCGCAG GCGGAGAACCCCCACCTGGATGCAAGCTGACTCTTGGCTACAAAGAGGACGCCCAGGATCTGAGATCGTCGACGGAGGAACTCGATTTACAAGATCCTGTTCATGAGCAGGATTTGAGGAGGGAATCGAAGAAATTAGCCAAGAGAAGGAAAGAGGACGGCTCCTTATCCGATTATAGCGGCAAGCAATTAGACAGGGAACGTAAAGACAGCAATTGCTCGGAGATCGTTTTGTTGAACATCAGTGGCAGAACGTCTAGACTCTCGTCCGTGGGTAGCCAAGGTTCTGGGGCGTCTGGGAAATTGTCCGTTGTGTCGGCTACGTCGTCCAG GTCACCAAGCCCGCACAAATGTCTTCTGGAAACATCGTTCTGCGGGAGCAAGCCAACGCTGGCGGACAACCTGATAGAGCCGTCGAAACCAGAGACCGACGACCTGGAGAAGATTCTGCTGAAACGGGAGGCGGATACCACGAAAGCGTTGATTCCGGAGAGCATCAAGGTCTCGATGGTGGATGGAAACTTGAAACCGGATCCCCTGGATAAGCCTCGAAGGCGTGGGCGCGAGGAGAGGAAGGAGATCTTCAAGAGGGAAGTGGAGATCACGAAGAGAGTCTTAGAGAAGGTCAACATTGAA GTACCAATCGTGAAGAAGTCCACGGAAACGGAGAACACAACGACGTCGCAGCAACAACAGCCTGTAAGAAGTCAAGCGCAAGAAGTACAGAAACCAGCGACGTTGGATTTCAACGACAAGAGGAAAAAGGCGCAGAACTTCAAGGAGATCGTGCAAACCACTCCGACTGCTAGTAGCGTGACCGGTAGCCCAAAGTTACCTAGGCATCAGAAGGTCCGTGACCTTGAGGGCTCCCGTACGCCCAGTCCCTCTTCCGTTTCCCGGAAAAGCAGCTTCGCTTCCCTCTTCAAG GCCCGTACAGACAGCAGTGTGTTGAGCCCAGAGTCTCCGTCGCCCAGCACGAAACCGCGGCGTAGCCTTACCTCGAAGATAAAGGACACGACCGAGAGTCTGCGCAGCAGGTCCAAGTCCCGCGAGCGGGTCACCGTGGACAAGGGGTCCGGCAGCTTGAAAAAGGACTCCAAGAACAAGGGCGTGTTCTCGTCGACGTTGAGCCTGTTCAAGAAACGGGAGAGGAAGAAAAGTTACGACGAAGCGATCGCGACCTCATGCGGCACCGATCTGGACACCACCGGTGGCCATCCGTCTTTGGAGAGTATCGGCCACGTGGAGTTCCGGTTCAACGCGGAGAAGGAGAGCCGCAAGGACGATTCGATCTTTATAAGCCTACACGCGGACGACAGAAACTACGAGGAGGCTCTGCCCTCGGAAAGCGTCTCCATTCCGCTCGAAACGCCCACCAAGCTGCTGGACGAGTACGAATCGGAACCCAGAACAGGCAGCATAGTCACGGAGGTATCGATCGAACACTACCCACCGCCGTCGAGGATAAAGACTGAGGCTATGATCGAGACGACGTCTAGGTCGTACTCGCGAGACAGTCAGATACCGCAGAGCACCTCGAAAGAGTCCGAGATCTCGAGGAGCTCCTCGAAGGACTCGAAGTTGAGTGGCCACGTGAAAACCGGCGAGACTACTGCCAGATCGTCGTCGTCGGCAGAAGATAAGCCTCCCGTGGAGCATCGGATGTCCAGCAGCACCTCCAAAGACTCGATAGGGAAAACGGAAACGACGAAACCAAAGAGGAGGAGCAAAGAGGTGCAGCAAATCGTCGAACCGCCGGAAAGGATAGAGGAAGACGTCTCGCGACAGAAACAGATCAAGGAACACGTTCAACAGGTTCAGAGTGTGGAAAACAAGAGGCCAGATTCGATGGACGAGGGGCTCAAGGCCCCGGAACCGTTGGTGAAGACGCCAAGCGTGATCTCCGACTTGGATCATAATAGCTCGGAGTCGGAGAGGGACTCAGAGATCGAGTTCATTAGGAACAAGGCTGAAAAAGTTGCCGAGGAATTGCCAGACGAAAGGAAGGGCCTGTTCTACGAAGAGAGCTTCGAGGAGGATCTTCCCTACGTTCCAACCACTCTGCCCATGGAAAAAAGTGTGGCTGTACCGATTTTGCCTGTGAAACAACGACTCCAAGAAGTAAG AACGATACCGATCGAGAGACCGCGATCCACGACCCCCATAAACCCGACGTTGCTCGACGAATTCGTGATGCAAACGTCTCTCGACGAGCGTCGCGTGGAGAAGATGAAGATATCGCTGCCTCGGAAGGAGAGCTTCAAGCTGAAGAGTCCGCGGAAGCACACGGCGAATACGTTCATGGAGTTCGCCGGCAAGGTACCCGACGGGGGACGAAAGGGCAGCAACGCTGGAAAGTCACCGAGTCCACCTCCACTGCCACCGAGGGCTTCTGCGAGACCAAGCAATTGGATTAACTTCGAGGAGATACCAGAGAAGAGGAAAGCGCCGAAAAGAATCCAGACGATCCCCCGAGCCGAGGACGAAGCTAAATCTGGCGGCTATAGTTACGTACAACCAGAAGAGTGTAG ATGCGAATGCCACGAAGAAGCGCGACGTGCTTCCATAAAGGAGGCGAGCACGACGAGGACGTCCACCTCGTGTAGCAGCAACGGAGAACGGCCTTGCAACGGTGACAACTGCACGGTGCCCACATCGACGTCCATGGATCGCGCCAGTATCGTCAG TGACAGCTCGCTGGAGTGTAGCCTAAGCATCGAGGAGAACACGACGCAAGCATTGATCCCGGGCTCAGCGAAGCCGTTCAGCATGGATCTGGATGTTAGATCGAATCGGTCCAGTATCGTGTCCCAGGACGAGACTGACGAGACCCCGCACCAATAA
- the LOC143427455 gene encoding uncharacterized protein LOC143427455 isoform X2, translated as MASGIPSVHQRKLGPAPIASFEDLSDEVENGEPAARMPGIVEVTTPATPGSSLKTPSTPRIDISRASSSSHHEDSNSRDSSPERELLAGGEPPPGCKLTLGYKEDAQDLRSSTEELDLQDPVHEQDLRRESKKLAKRRKEDGSLSDYSGKQLDRERKDSNCSEIVLLNISGRTSRLSSVGSQGSGASGKLSVVSATSSRSPSPHKCLLETSFCGSKPTLADNLIEPSKPETDDLEKILLKREADTTKALIPESIKVSMVDGNLKPDPLDKPRRRGREERKEIFKREVEITKRVLEKVNIEVPIVKKSTETENTTTSQQQQPVRSQAQEVQKPATLDFNDKRKKAQNFKEIVQTTPTASSVTGSPKLPRHQKVRDLEGSRTPSPSSVSRKSSFASLFKARTDSSVLSPESPSPSTKPRRSLTSKIKDTTESLRSRSKSRERVTVDKGSGSLKKDSKNKGVFSSTLSLFKKRERKKSYDEAIATSCGTDLDTTGGHPSLESIGHVEFRFNAEKESRKDDSIFISLHADDRNYEEALPSESVSIPLETPTKLLDEYESEPRTGSIVTEVSIEHYPPPSRIKTEAMIETTSRSYSRDSQIPQSTSKESEISRSSSKDSKLSGHVKTGETTARSSSSAEDKPPVEHRMSSSTSKDSIGKTETTKPKRRSKEVQQIVEPPERIEEDVSRQKQIKEHVQQVQSVENKRPDSMDEGLKAPEPLVKTPSVISDLDHNSSESERDSEIEFIRNKAEKVAEELPDERKGLFYEESFEEDLPYVPTTLPMEKSVAVPILPVKQRLQEVRTIPIERPRSTTPINPTLLDEFVMQTSLDERRVEKMKISLPRKESFKLKSPRKHTANTFMEFAGKVPDGGRKGSNAGKSPSPPPLPPRASARPSNWINFEEIPEKRKAPKRIQTIPRAEDEAKSGGYSYVQPEECRCECHEEARRASIKEASTTRTSTSCSSNGERPCNGDNCTVPTSTSMDRASIVRGLFLYFQ; from the exons ATGGCGTCGGGAATACCGAGTGTTCATCAGAGGAAGCTTGGACCAGCGCCGATAGCATCCTTCGAAGACCTGTCCGACGAGGTGGAAAAC GGGGAACCGGCTGCGCGAATGCCAGGCATCGTCGAGGTCACCACACCGGCAACGCCTGGTAGTTCGCTTAAGACACCCAGCACGCCGAGAATTGACATCAGCAGGGCGAGCAGTTCCTCCCATCATGAGGACAGTAACTCCAGGGACTCGTCGCCGGAGAGGGAGCTCCTCGCAG GCGGAGAACCCCCACCTGGATGCAAGCTGACTCTTGGCTACAAAGAGGACGCCCAGGATCTGAGATCGTCGACGGAGGAACTCGATTTACAAGATCCTGTTCATGAGCAGGATTTGAGGAGGGAATCGAAGAAATTAGCCAAGAGAAGGAAAGAGGACGGCTCCTTATCCGATTATAGCGGCAAGCAATTAGACAGGGAACGTAAAGACAGCAATTGCTCGGAGATCGTTTTGTTGAACATCAGTGGCAGAACGTCTAGACTCTCGTCCGTGGGTAGCCAAGGTTCTGGGGCGTCTGGGAAATTGTCCGTTGTGTCGGCTACGTCGTCCAG GTCACCAAGCCCGCACAAATGTCTTCTGGAAACATCGTTCTGCGGGAGCAAGCCAACGCTGGCGGACAACCTGATAGAGCCGTCGAAACCAGAGACCGACGACCTGGAGAAGATTCTGCTGAAACGGGAGGCGGATACCACGAAAGCGTTGATTCCGGAGAGCATCAAGGTCTCGATGGTGGATGGAAACTTGAAACCGGATCCCCTGGATAAGCCTCGAAGGCGTGGGCGCGAGGAGAGGAAGGAGATCTTCAAGAGGGAAGTGGAGATCACGAAGAGAGTCTTAGAGAAGGTCAACATTGAA GTACCAATCGTGAAGAAGTCCACGGAAACGGAGAACACAACGACGTCGCAGCAACAACAGCCTGTAAGAAGTCAAGCGCAAGAAGTACAGAAACCAGCGACGTTGGATTTCAACGACAAGAGGAAAAAGGCGCAGAACTTCAAGGAGATCGTGCAAACCACTCCGACTGCTAGTAGCGTGACCGGTAGCCCAAAGTTACCTAGGCATCAGAAGGTCCGTGACCTTGAGGGCTCCCGTACGCCCAGTCCCTCTTCCGTTTCCCGGAAAAGCAGCTTCGCTTCCCTCTTCAAG GCCCGTACAGACAGCAGTGTGTTGAGCCCAGAGTCTCCGTCGCCCAGCACGAAACCGCGGCGTAGCCTTACCTCGAAGATAAAGGACACGACCGAGAGTCTGCGCAGCAGGTCCAAGTCCCGCGAGCGGGTCACCGTGGACAAGGGGTCCGGCAGCTTGAAAAAGGACTCCAAGAACAAGGGCGTGTTCTCGTCGACGTTGAGCCTGTTCAAGAAACGGGAGAGGAAGAAAAGTTACGACGAAGCGATCGCGACCTCATGCGGCACCGATCTGGACACCACCGGTGGCCATCCGTCTTTGGAGAGTATCGGCCACGTGGAGTTCCGGTTCAACGCGGAGAAGGAGAGCCGCAAGGACGATTCGATCTTTATAAGCCTACACGCGGACGACAGAAACTACGAGGAGGCTCTGCCCTCGGAAAGCGTCTCCATTCCGCTCGAAACGCCCACCAAGCTGCTGGACGAGTACGAATCGGAACCCAGAACAGGCAGCATAGTCACGGAGGTATCGATCGAACACTACCCACCGCCGTCGAGGATAAAGACTGAGGCTATGATCGAGACGACGTCTAGGTCGTACTCGCGAGACAGTCAGATACCGCAGAGCACCTCGAAAGAGTCCGAGATCTCGAGGAGCTCCTCGAAGGACTCGAAGTTGAGTGGCCACGTGAAAACCGGCGAGACTACTGCCAGATCGTCGTCGTCGGCAGAAGATAAGCCTCCCGTGGAGCATCGGATGTCCAGCAGCACCTCCAAAGACTCGATAGGGAAAACGGAAACGACGAAACCAAAGAGGAGGAGCAAAGAGGTGCAGCAAATCGTCGAACCGCCGGAAAGGATAGAGGAAGACGTCTCGCGACAGAAACAGATCAAGGAACACGTTCAACAGGTTCAGAGTGTGGAAAACAAGAGGCCAGATTCGATGGACGAGGGGCTCAAGGCCCCGGAACCGTTGGTGAAGACGCCAAGCGTGATCTCCGACTTGGATCATAATAGCTCGGAGTCGGAGAGGGACTCAGAGATCGAGTTCATTAGGAACAAGGCTGAAAAAGTTGCCGAGGAATTGCCAGACGAAAGGAAGGGCCTGTTCTACGAAGAGAGCTTCGAGGAGGATCTTCCCTACGTTCCAACCACTCTGCCCATGGAAAAAAGTGTGGCTGTACCGATTTTGCCTGTGAAACAACGACTCCAAGAAGTAAG AACGATACCGATCGAGAGACCGCGATCCACGACCCCCATAAACCCGACGTTGCTCGACGAATTCGTGATGCAAACGTCTCTCGACGAGCGTCGCGTGGAGAAGATGAAGATATCGCTGCCTCGGAAGGAGAGCTTCAAGCTGAAGAGTCCGCGGAAGCACACGGCGAATACGTTCATGGAGTTCGCCGGCAAGGTACCCGACGGGGGACGAAAGGGCAGCAACGCTGGAAAGTCACCGAGTCCACCTCCACTGCCACCGAGGGCTTCTGCGAGACCAAGCAATTGGATTAACTTCGAGGAGATACCAGAGAAGAGGAAAGCGCCGAAAAGAATCCAGACGATCCCCCGAGCCGAGGACGAAGCTAAATCTGGCGGCTATAGTTACGTACAACCAGAAGAGTGTAG ATGCGAATGCCACGAAGAAGCGCGACGTGCTTCCATAAAGGAGGCGAGCACGACGAGGACGTCCACCTCGTGTAGCAGCAACGGAGAACGGCCTTGCAACGGTGACAACTGCACGGTGCCCACATCGACGTCCATGGATCGCGCCAGTATCGTCAG AGGTCTGTTTCTGTATTTTCAGTGA
- the LOC143427455 gene encoding uncharacterized protein LOC143427455 isoform X3 translates to MASGIPSVHQRKLGPAPIASFEDLSDEVENGEPAARMPGIVEVTTPATPGSSLKTPSTPRIDISRASSSSHHEDSNSRDSSPERELLAGGEPPPGCKLTLGYKEDAQDLRSSTEELDLQDPVHEQDLRRESKKLAKRRKEDGSLSDYSGKQLDRERKDSNCSEIVLLNISGRTSRLSSVGSQGSGASGKLSVVSATSSRSPSPHKCLLETSFCGSKPTLADNLIEPSKPETDDLEKILLKREADTTKALIPESIKVSMVDGNLKPDPLDKPRRRGREERKEIFKREVEITKRVLEKVNIEVPIVKKSTETENTTTSQQQQPVRSQAQEVQKPATLDFNDKRKKAQNFKEIVQTTPTASSVTGSPKLPRHQKVRDLEGSRTPSPSSVSRKSSFASLFKARTDSSVLSPESPSPSTKPRRSLTSKIKDTTESLRSRSKSRERVTVDKGSGSLKKDSKNKGVFSSTLSLFKKRERKKSYDEAIATSCGTDLDTTGGHPSLESIGHVEFRFNAEKESRKDDSIFISLHADDRNYEEALPSESVSIPLETPTKLLDEYESEPRTGSIVTEVSIEHYPPPSRIKTEAMIETTSRSYSRDSQIPQSTSKESEISRSSSKDSKLSGHVKTGETTARSSSSAEDKPPVEHRMSSSTSKDSIGKTETTKPKRRSKEVQQIVEPPERIEEDVSRQKQIKEHVQQVQSVENKRPDSMDEGLKAPEPLVKTPSVISDLDHNSSESERDSEIEFIRNKAEKVAEELPDERKGLFYEESFEEDLPYVPTTLPMEKSVAVPILPVKQRLQEVRTIPIERPRSTTPINPTLLDEFVMQTSLDERRVEKMKISLPRKESFKLKSPRKHTANTFMEFAGKVPDGGRKGSNAGKSPSPPPLPPRASARPSNWINFEEIPEKRKAPKRIQTIPRAEDEAKSGGYSYVQPEECRCECHEEARRASIKEASTTRTSTSCSSNGERPCNGDNCTVPTSTSMDRASIVR, encoded by the exons ATGGCGTCGGGAATACCGAGTGTTCATCAGAGGAAGCTTGGACCAGCGCCGATAGCATCCTTCGAAGACCTGTCCGACGAGGTGGAAAAC GGGGAACCGGCTGCGCGAATGCCAGGCATCGTCGAGGTCACCACACCGGCAACGCCTGGTAGTTCGCTTAAGACACCCAGCACGCCGAGAATTGACATCAGCAGGGCGAGCAGTTCCTCCCATCATGAGGACAGTAACTCCAGGGACTCGTCGCCGGAGAGGGAGCTCCTCGCAG GCGGAGAACCCCCACCTGGATGCAAGCTGACTCTTGGCTACAAAGAGGACGCCCAGGATCTGAGATCGTCGACGGAGGAACTCGATTTACAAGATCCTGTTCATGAGCAGGATTTGAGGAGGGAATCGAAGAAATTAGCCAAGAGAAGGAAAGAGGACGGCTCCTTATCCGATTATAGCGGCAAGCAATTAGACAGGGAACGTAAAGACAGCAATTGCTCGGAGATCGTTTTGTTGAACATCAGTGGCAGAACGTCTAGACTCTCGTCCGTGGGTAGCCAAGGTTCTGGGGCGTCTGGGAAATTGTCCGTTGTGTCGGCTACGTCGTCCAG GTCACCAAGCCCGCACAAATGTCTTCTGGAAACATCGTTCTGCGGGAGCAAGCCAACGCTGGCGGACAACCTGATAGAGCCGTCGAAACCAGAGACCGACGACCTGGAGAAGATTCTGCTGAAACGGGAGGCGGATACCACGAAAGCGTTGATTCCGGAGAGCATCAAGGTCTCGATGGTGGATGGAAACTTGAAACCGGATCCCCTGGATAAGCCTCGAAGGCGTGGGCGCGAGGAGAGGAAGGAGATCTTCAAGAGGGAAGTGGAGATCACGAAGAGAGTCTTAGAGAAGGTCAACATTGAA GTACCAATCGTGAAGAAGTCCACGGAAACGGAGAACACAACGACGTCGCAGCAACAACAGCCTGTAAGAAGTCAAGCGCAAGAAGTACAGAAACCAGCGACGTTGGATTTCAACGACAAGAGGAAAAAGGCGCAGAACTTCAAGGAGATCGTGCAAACCACTCCGACTGCTAGTAGCGTGACCGGTAGCCCAAAGTTACCTAGGCATCAGAAGGTCCGTGACCTTGAGGGCTCCCGTACGCCCAGTCCCTCTTCCGTTTCCCGGAAAAGCAGCTTCGCTTCCCTCTTCAAG GCCCGTACAGACAGCAGTGTGTTGAGCCCAGAGTCTCCGTCGCCCAGCACGAAACCGCGGCGTAGCCTTACCTCGAAGATAAAGGACACGACCGAGAGTCTGCGCAGCAGGTCCAAGTCCCGCGAGCGGGTCACCGTGGACAAGGGGTCCGGCAGCTTGAAAAAGGACTCCAAGAACAAGGGCGTGTTCTCGTCGACGTTGAGCCTGTTCAAGAAACGGGAGAGGAAGAAAAGTTACGACGAAGCGATCGCGACCTCATGCGGCACCGATCTGGACACCACCGGTGGCCATCCGTCTTTGGAGAGTATCGGCCACGTGGAGTTCCGGTTCAACGCGGAGAAGGAGAGCCGCAAGGACGATTCGATCTTTATAAGCCTACACGCGGACGACAGAAACTACGAGGAGGCTCTGCCCTCGGAAAGCGTCTCCATTCCGCTCGAAACGCCCACCAAGCTGCTGGACGAGTACGAATCGGAACCCAGAACAGGCAGCATAGTCACGGAGGTATCGATCGAACACTACCCACCGCCGTCGAGGATAAAGACTGAGGCTATGATCGAGACGACGTCTAGGTCGTACTCGCGAGACAGTCAGATACCGCAGAGCACCTCGAAAGAGTCCGAGATCTCGAGGAGCTCCTCGAAGGACTCGAAGTTGAGTGGCCACGTGAAAACCGGCGAGACTACTGCCAGATCGTCGTCGTCGGCAGAAGATAAGCCTCCCGTGGAGCATCGGATGTCCAGCAGCACCTCCAAAGACTCGATAGGGAAAACGGAAACGACGAAACCAAAGAGGAGGAGCAAAGAGGTGCAGCAAATCGTCGAACCGCCGGAAAGGATAGAGGAAGACGTCTCGCGACAGAAACAGATCAAGGAACACGTTCAACAGGTTCAGAGTGTGGAAAACAAGAGGCCAGATTCGATGGACGAGGGGCTCAAGGCCCCGGAACCGTTGGTGAAGACGCCAAGCGTGATCTCCGACTTGGATCATAATAGCTCGGAGTCGGAGAGGGACTCAGAGATCGAGTTCATTAGGAACAAGGCTGAAAAAGTTGCCGAGGAATTGCCAGACGAAAGGAAGGGCCTGTTCTACGAAGAGAGCTTCGAGGAGGATCTTCCCTACGTTCCAACCACTCTGCCCATGGAAAAAAGTGTGGCTGTACCGATTTTGCCTGTGAAACAACGACTCCAAGAAGTAAG AACGATACCGATCGAGAGACCGCGATCCACGACCCCCATAAACCCGACGTTGCTCGACGAATTCGTGATGCAAACGTCTCTCGACGAGCGTCGCGTGGAGAAGATGAAGATATCGCTGCCTCGGAAGGAGAGCTTCAAGCTGAAGAGTCCGCGGAAGCACACGGCGAATACGTTCATGGAGTTCGCCGGCAAGGTACCCGACGGGGGACGAAAGGGCAGCAACGCTGGAAAGTCACCGAGTCCACCTCCACTGCCACCGAGGGCTTCTGCGAGACCAAGCAATTGGATTAACTTCGAGGAGATACCAGAGAAGAGGAAAGCGCCGAAAAGAATCCAGACGATCCCCCGAGCCGAGGACGAAGCTAAATCTGGCGGCTATAGTTACGTACAACCAGAAGAGTGTAG ATGCGAATGCCACGAAGAAGCGCGACGTGCTTCCATAAAGGAGGCGAGCACGACGAGGACGTCCACCTCGTGTAGCAGCAACGGAGAACGGCCTTGCAACGGTGACAACTGCACGGTGCCCACATCGACGTCCATGGATCGCGCCAGTATCGTCAGGTAA
- the Mlt gene encoding tubulin folding cofactor E like protein mlt, translating to MPSLLEALELKYGSSTTDCSLTDEETESSSPKAALSVSIFIPKKSPRHTVPALLVLQDCDIESAGNDAEKLRSKCKNVEELDLAQNKLSQWAEVFGILQHMPKIKFVNLSFNCLAEVLEVKHGSYDHLKNLVLNGTRVTWSTVQGLIRLLRNLEELHLSLNEYKTVDLDYSKSENRNVSVRKLHFTGNPVEVWNEISKLGYIFPNLESLVLAECPIRSLALADNRNSNMETFPKTEESEDSSQDNENMNNQDVEETTSVDEKGNRIFSEGKVNYDRSESESESSGTTIRSSHDPFRKLRFLNVNGTLLSTWDDVERLARFPALKSLRIQGCPLFESPREYTEHERRQLLIARLPNVETLNGGGVISSQEREDAERAFIRYYMDKPEADRPERYSELVAIHGKLDPLVHVDLTPEKRVKVTFTYGDLVEVRSIDVYRTVFELKTKLETMVKIPANRMRLFYVDQVMKAQYGPEEMLYPNKQLYRYNIRNGDEIIIDSKLNRFVSTSSTTSSIRS from the exons ATGCCGTCGTTGCTCGAAGCGCTGGAGCTGAAGTACGGCAGTTCAACGACCGACTGCTCCCTCACAGACGAGGAGACGGAGTCGAGTTCGCCGAAGGCCGCCCTCTCGGTCAGCATTTTCATCCCGAAGAAGTCACCCCGTCACACGGTGCCGGCGCTACTGGTCCTGCAGGATTGCGACATCGAGTCGGCCGGGAACGACGCCGAGAAGCTGCGCAGCAAATGCAAGAACGTCGAGGAGCTCGACCTGGCGCAAAACAAACTGTCCCAATGGGCGGAGGTGTTTGGTATTCTGCAGCACATGCCTAAGATCAAGTTCGTCAACCTCAGCTTCAACTGTCTGGCGGAGGTGCTCGAGGTGAAGCACGGCAGCTACGATCATCTGAAGAATTTGGTGTTGAACGGGACCAGGGTCACCTGGTCGACGGTCCAGGGTCTTATCCGACTGCTACGTAACTTGGAGGAACTTCATTTGTCTTTGAACGAGTACAAGACGGTCGACTTGGATTACTCCAAGTCGGAGAACAGAAATGTCTCTGTGAGGAAGCTCCACTTCACGGGGAATCCCGTGGAGGTGTGGAACGAGATATCCAAATTGGGTTACATTTTCCCGAATCTGGAGAGCCTCGTGCTCGCCGAGTGTCCGATACGGTCGTTGGCGCTCGCTGATAACAGAAACTCGAACATGGAGACGTTTCCCAAGACAGAGGAGTCGGAAGACTCGAGCCAGGACAATGAGAATATGAACAATCAAGATGTCGAGGAGACTACATCGGTAGACGAGAAGGGGAACAGGATATTCAGCGAGGGAAAGGTGAATTACGATCGGTCCGAGTCCGAGTCTGAGTCCAGCGGAACGACCATTAGGTCCTCCCACGATCCTTTCAGAAAGCTCAGGTTCTTAAACGTGAACGGCACGCTGTTGTCTACATGGGATGACGTGGAGAGACTGGCCAGGTTCCCAGCGCTGAAGTCACTGAGAATTCAAGGCTGCCCCCTTTTCGAG AGTCCTCGAGAGTACACGGAACATGAAAGACGGCAGTTGTTGATCGCCAGACTTCCAAACGTCGAGACACTGAACGGCGGCGGCGTGATATCCTCTCAGGAGCGCGAGGACGCCGAGAGAGCCTTCATTCggtattacatggataaaccgGAAGCGGACAGGCCCGAAAG GTACTCCGAGCTGGTGGCTATTCACGGAAAGCTGGATCCTTTGGTACACGTTGACCTGACGCCAGAGAAGAGGGTCAAGGTCACATTCACCTACGGCGACCTGGTCGAG GTGCGATCCATAGACGTGTACAGAACAGTTTTCGAGTTGAAAACCAAGCTGGAGACGATGGTGAAAATCCCGGCGAATCGGATGAGACTCTTTTACGTGGATCAG GTGATGAAGGCGCAGTACGGACCAGAGGAGATGCTGTATCCGAACAAACAGCTGTACAGATACAACATCCGGAACGGTGACGAGATTATAATCGACAGCAAGTTGAATCGCTTCGTGTCGACGTCTTCGACCACGTCTTCCATTCGTTCTTGA